One genomic window of Trichlorobacter lovleyi includes the following:
- a CDS encoding trans-sulfuration enzyme family protein — protein sequence MQITTQAVQIGLEWDTRTGAVSVPIYQTATFRHPGLGQSTGFDYTRSGNPTRQALEEGIARLDGGVRGFAYATGMAAITGLLMLFKAGDHIVVTEDLYGGTCRLFNQVFNQFGLSFSYVDTTDLAAVEAAIRPETRALFIETLTNPLLKFADLPALAELSRRRGLLLIADNTFLTPYLLRPLDLGADITVYSATKYLAGHNDTLGGLVVTSNPELAERIYFYQNSVGAVLAPQDSWLIIRGMKTLGIRLDRHQENALKIATWLQQQPRISKVHYPGLPQHPDHALMKRQARGFGAMIAFEVDKHALVEQVLLKTRLISFAESLGGVESLITFPEVQTHADIPAELRARLGINNVLLRLSVGIEDADDLIEDLRQALEG from the coding sequence ATGCAGATCACAACCCAGGCAGTACAGATCGGACTTGAGTGGGATACCCGTACCGGCGCCGTGTCGGTACCGATCTACCAGACCGCCACCTTCCGGCATCCGGGGCTGGGTCAGAGCACCGGCTTTGACTACACCCGATCCGGCAACCCTACCCGCCAGGCGCTTGAAGAGGGGATCGCCCGGCTGGATGGCGGGGTACGCGGCTTTGCCTACGCCACCGGCATGGCCGCCATCACCGGCCTGTTGATGCTGTTCAAGGCCGGCGATCATATCGTGGTGACCGAAGACCTCTACGGCGGCACCTGCCGTCTGTTCAATCAGGTCTTCAACCAGTTCGGCCTTTCCTTCAGCTATGTGGACACCACCGACCTTGCTGCGGTGGAGGCGGCCATCAGGCCGGAGACCAGGGCACTCTTCATCGAAACCCTGACCAACCCGCTGTTAAAATTCGCCGACCTGCCGGCCCTGGCGGAGCTGTCCCGCCGCAGGGGGCTGCTGCTGATCGCCGACAACACCTTCCTGACCCCCTACCTGCTGCGTCCACTGGATCTGGGGGCGGATATCACCGTCTACAGTGCCACCAAGTATCTGGCCGGCCATAACGACACCCTGGGAGGACTGGTAGTAACCAGCAACCCGGAGCTGGCCGAGCGGATCTACTTCTACCAGAACTCCGTCGGCGCGGTACTGGCCCCCCAGGACTCCTGGCTGATCATCAGGGGGATGAAGACACTGGGGATCCGCCTGGACCGGCACCAGGAAAACGCCCTGAAGATCGCCACCTGGCTGCAGCAGCAGCCCCGGATCAGTAAGGTACACTATCCCGGCCTGCCGCAGCACCCGGATCATGCCCTGATGAAGCGTCAGGCACGGGGTTTCGGCGCCATGATCGCCTTCGAGGTTGACAAGCATGCCCTTGTCGAGCAAGTCTTGCTGAAAACCAGACTGATCTCCTTTGCCGAAAGCCTGGGAGGGGTGGAGAGCCTGATCACCTTCCCGGAGGTGCAGACCCACGCCGATATTCCGGCGGAGCTGCGGGCACGACTGGGGATCAACAACGTACTGCTGCGGCTTTCGGTCGGCATTGAGGACGCCGATGACCTGATTGAGGACCTGCGCCAGGCCCTGGAGGGATAA
- the cysK gene encoding cysteine synthase A produces the protein MARIFSDNSQSIGNTPLVKLNKVTDGAQATVLAKIEGRNPAYSVKCRVGANLIWDAEKRGILKPGVEIIEPTSGNTGIALAYVAAARGYRLTLTMPETMSIERRRVLAALGANLLLTPGSLGMKGAIAQAEELAASDPKRYFLPQQFKNPANPQIHELTTGPEIWADTDGGIDLLVSGVGTGGTISGISRYIKQQQGKQILSVAVEPAESPVISQQLAGKPLQPAPHKIQGIGAGFIPDTLDLSLVDRVETVTGDEAIDFARRLAREEGILVGISSGAAAAAAVRLARLDEFRGRTIVVILPDGAERYLSTPLFGE, from the coding sequence ATGGCACGCATCTTCAGCGACAACTCACAATCAATCGGCAACACCCCCCTGGTTAAACTGAACAAGGTCACAGACGGAGCACAGGCAACGGTACTGGCAAAGATAGAGGGGCGCAACCCGGCCTACTCAGTCAAATGCCGCGTCGGCGCCAATCTGATCTGGGATGCCGAAAAACGGGGGATACTGAAGCCGGGCGTAGAGATCATAGAACCAACCAGCGGCAACACCGGCATCGCCCTGGCCTATGTGGCCGCTGCCCGGGGTTACCGGCTGACCCTGACCATGCCTGAGACCATGAGCATTGAGCGGCGCCGCGTGCTGGCTGCCCTGGGGGCCAACCTACTGCTGACGCCCGGTTCACTGGGCATGAAGGGGGCGATTGCCCAGGCAGAGGAGCTGGCCGCCAGCGACCCGAAACGCTACTTTCTGCCCCAGCAGTTCAAGAATCCGGCCAACCCCCAGATTCACGAACTGACCACCGGACCCGAAATCTGGGCCGATACCGATGGAGGTATAGACCTGCTGGTATCCGGGGTCGGCACCGGCGGCACCATCAGCGGCATCTCCCGCTATATCAAGCAGCAGCAGGGCAAGCAGATCCTCTCGGTGGCGGTGGAACCGGCTGAAAGTCCGGTCATCAGCCAGCAACTGGCAGGCAAGCCGCTGCAACCGGCCCCCCACAAAATCCAGGGGATCGGCGCCGGCTTCATACCTGACACCCTTGACCTGAGCCTGGTTGACCGGGTTGAAACGGTAACCGGCGATGAGGCGATCGATTTTGCCCGACGGCTGGCCCGGGAGGAAGGGATACTGGTCGGCATCTCCAGCGGTGCCGCCGCAGCCGCAGCTGTTCGCCTGGCCCGGCTGGACGAATTCAGGGGCAGGACGATTGTGGTCATCCTGCCGGACGGGGCGGAACGCTACCTTTCAACACCGTTGTTTGGTGAATAA
- the hypF gene encoding carbamoyltransferase HypF, producing the protein MRIAGIVQGVGFRPFVFRLAAELGLTGWVRNSPAGVELELQGRAEQLAGFRQRLQAELPPLAVISSLEFRDLLLLHDETGFVILASSDGRREPQIAPDSALCVDCLRELSDPADRRYRHPFITCTNCGPRWTIVTGIPYDRPLTTMAAFPLCPDCEAEYRNPLDRRFHAQPIACPDCGPRLSLVPGHADPLGQAIALLQQGLIVAIKGLGGYHLAVDACNNQAVARLRQRKQRDEKPFAVMVPDLVTARQLAELEELEERLLAAPEAPVVIVRSRTATPVAELVAPDSRWIGLMLAYTPLHQLLFADTGLKALVMTSANASDEPMLSDDAEAAEQLAGIADAILTHNRVIQVRTDDSVLRVFQGRPLFYRRSRGYVPRPVPLPFDAGKILAVGAELKNTVCLTRGREAFLSQHIGDLKNEATLDTFCRTIDHLGTIMEIKPELVACDRHPDYLSTRYAEELGLPLVRVQHHHAHMASCMAENGLDGDLIGVIFDGTGLGDDGTVWGGEFLVGGYGAVERAGHLKQVRLPGGDLAAREPWRMAAAWLWEPLGDGIWQLPGMPVLAATDRQLLQAVLERGINAPLTSSMGRLFDAAAFLVGAATRNSFDGQAGMALEALAEAAAAPELLLYRLQPGTPFQLDPAPLLLGLLQRLQAGESSASLARAFHAGLAAAVVDGCDLIRQETGLDRVVLSGGVFQNRLLSELVYTFLAKSNFSVFIHRLVPPNDGGIALGQAAIAARR; encoded by the coding sequence GTGCGCATAGCCGGGATTGTACAAGGGGTGGGGTTCCGCCCCTTTGTCTTTCGCCTGGCAGCGGAGTTGGGACTGACCGGTTGGGTCCGCAACAGCCCGGCCGGGGTTGAGCTGGAACTGCAGGGCAGGGCAGAACAGCTTGCCGGCTTTCGTCAGCGCCTGCAGGCAGAACTGCCGCCGCTGGCAGTGATCAGCTCGCTTGAATTCCGTGACCTCCTGCTATTACACGATGAGACCGGCTTTGTGATTCTTGCCAGCAGCGACGGCAGGCGTGAACCACAGATTGCCCCGGACAGCGCGCTGTGTGTCGACTGTCTGAGGGAGCTGTCTGATCCTGCTGACCGCCGTTACCGGCATCCCTTTATCACCTGTACCAACTGCGGTCCCCGCTGGACCATTGTGACCGGCATCCCCTATGACCGTCCCCTGACCACCATGGCCGCTTTCCCCCTTTGTCCGGATTGTGAAGCGGAATACCGCAATCCCCTTGACCGTCGCTTCCATGCCCAGCCGATCGCCTGCCCGGATTGCGGTCCCCGGCTGTCTTTGGTGCCCGGTCATGCCGATCCGCTGGGGCAGGCCATTGCCCTGTTGCAGCAGGGGCTGATTGTGGCAATCAAAGGACTGGGCGGCTATCACCTGGCGGTGGATGCCTGTAACAATCAGGCGGTGGCACGTCTGCGGCAGCGTAAGCAACGGGATGAAAAACCGTTTGCGGTGATGGTGCCGGATCTTGTAACGGCCAGGCAGCTGGCTGAACTTGAGGAGTTGGAGGAGCGGCTGTTGGCCGCTCCTGAGGCGCCGGTGGTGATTGTACGCAGCAGAACTGCTACGCCGGTTGCTGAGCTGGTTGCGCCGGACAGCCGCTGGATCGGTCTGATGCTGGCCTATACGCCGCTGCACCAGTTGCTGTTTGCCGATACCGGGCTGAAGGCGTTGGTGATGACCAGCGCCAATGCCTCTGACGAGCCGATGCTCAGTGATGATGCTGAGGCTGCGGAACAGTTGGCAGGCATTGCCGATGCCATTCTGACCCATAACCGTGTGATACAGGTGCGCACCGACGATTCCGTACTGCGGGTCTTTCAGGGCAGGCCGCTCTTCTATCGCCGCTCACGGGGCTATGTGCCGCGGCCGGTGCCGCTGCCGTTTGATGCCGGGAAGATCCTGGCGGTGGGGGCGGAACTGAAGAACACGGTCTGTCTGACCCGCGGCAGGGAGGCCTTTCTCAGCCAGCATATCGGTGACCTGAAGAATGAGGCCACGCTGGACACCTTTTGCCGGACGATTGACCATCTCGGCACGATCATGGAGATCAAGCCTGAACTGGTGGCCTGTGACCGGCACCCCGATTATCTCTCCACCCGCTATGCCGAAGAGCTGGGACTGCCGCTGGTACGGGTCCAGCACCATCACGCCCACATGGCCTCCTGCATGGCTGAAAACGGCCTGGATGGCGACCTGATCGGTGTGATCTTTGACGGCACCGGTCTGGGGGATGATGGAACGGTCTGGGGCGGTGAGTTTCTGGTGGGAGGCTATGGCGCAGTGGAGCGGGCCGGTCATCTGAAGCAGGTGCGCCTGCCTGGCGGCGATCTTGCTGCCCGTGAACCGTGGCGGATGGCTGCTGCCTGGCTGTGGGAGCCGCTTGGTGACGGGATCTGGCAGCTACCCGGCATGCCGGTGCTTGCTGCCACTGACAGGCAATTACTGCAGGCCGTGCTGGAGCGGGGGATCAATGCACCGCTTACCTCAAGCATGGGGCGGTTGTTTGATGCGGCTGCATTCCTGGTGGGGGCGGCAACCCGCAACAGCTTTGACGGGCAGGCCGGCATGGCGCTGGAGGCGTTGGCAGAGGCCGCAGCCGCACCAGAGCTGCTGCTGTACCGCTTGCAGCCGGGGACGCCGTTTCAGCTTGACCCGGCACCGCTGTTGCTGGGGCTGCTGCAGCGGCTCCAGGCAGGCGAATCCTCTGCGTCGCTGGCCCGGGCCTTCCATGCCGGTCTGGCTGCGGCGGTGGTGGATGGGTGCGACCTGATCCGCCAGGAGACCGGGCTTGACCGTGTGGTGCTGTCCGGTGGTGTGTTTCAGAATCGCCTTTTGAGCGAGTTGGTGTATACTTTCTTGGCAAAATCAAATTTTTCCGTCTTTATACACCGGCTGGTGCCGCCCAATGACGGGGGGATAGCCCTGGGGCAGGCCGCAATAGCAGCAAGGAGGTAG
- the hypB gene encoding hydrogenase nickel incorporation protein HypB: MCTTCGCGPVSGHHHDHEHTHEHEHTHGDLSHSHPHPHSHDHDHAEQHHHHDHLHDDGQPHQHSHDEAHRSKRISIEEDILAKNNRLASFNRALFREKGILVLNLVSSPGSGKTTLLERTLRDLSGRYRCAVIEGDQQTDNDARRIAATGVPVKQINTGAGCHLDAHMVMHATEAFDLDQLDILFIENVGNLVCPAAFDLGEAHKVVVLSVTEGEDKPLKYPQMFHNSDLMLLNKVDLLPHLSFDVAQCKEYAGRVSHDLAILELSATSGQGLDAWYGWLQQELGR; encoded by the coding sequence ATGTGTACCACCTGCGGCTGCGGACCTGTTTCCGGCCATCATCATGACCACGAACATACCCACGAGCATGAACATACCCACGGTGACCTGAGCCATAGTCATCCCCACCCCCACAGTCATGATCATGACCATGCCGAGCAGCATCACCACCATGATCATCTGCACGACGACGGCCAGCCCCATCAGCACAGCCATGACGAGGCCCATCGCAGCAAAAGGATCAGCATTGAGGAGGATATCCTGGCCAAGAACAACCGGCTGGCCTCTTTCAACCGAGCCCTGTTCAGAGAAAAGGGGATACTGGTGCTGAATCTGGTCTCTTCACCGGGTTCCGGTAAGACCACCCTGCTGGAGCGTACCCTGCGAGATCTGTCCGGTCGTTACCGCTGCGCGGTGATCGAGGGTGACCAGCAGACCGACAACGATGCCCGCCGGATCGCCGCCACCGGCGTGCCGGTCAAGCAGATCAATACCGGTGCCGGCTGCCATCTGGATGCCCATATGGTGATGCATGCCACTGAGGCCTTTGATCTGGATCAGCTGGATATCCTGTTTATCGAGAACGTCGGCAACCTGGTCTGCCCGGCTGCCTTTGATCTTGGCGAGGCCCACAAGGTGGTGGTGCTGTCGGTGACCGAAGGGGAGGACAAGCCGCTGAAGTACCCCCAGATGTTCCATAACTCTGACCTGATGCTGCTGAACAAGGTGGACCTGCTGCCGCACCTCTCCTTTGACGTGGCCCAGTGCAAAGAGTATGCGGGCCGGGTCAGCCATGATCTGGCAATCCTTGAACTCTCCGCCACCAGCGGACAGGGGCTGGATGCCTGGTATGGCTGGCTGCAGCAGGAGCTGGGGAGATAA
- a CDS encoding YezD family protein — MTNTLARRQSALPPQLEQKLYEALAELRTGTITLLVQDGRVVQLDRHEKFRLTGMYNWHGDGI; from the coding sequence ATGACAAACACACTGGCCCGGAGACAATCAGCGCTGCCGCCGCAGCTGGAGCAGAAACTGTACGAAGCGCTGGCGGAATTACGCACAGGCACCATCACCCTGCTTGTGCAGGATGGCAGGGTCGTGCAGCTGGACCGCCACGAGAAATTCCGCCTGACCGGCATGTACAACTGGCACGGAGACGGTATTTGA
- the thiF gene encoding sulfur carrier protein ThiS adenylyltransferase ThiF: protein MNIRINEQPVSMTAPCSLAGAAQQFKPDADLLILNGFPAEAETLLQEGDQLFLIKRGEQPSADELEALMAARHTPGIHARLKQACVGIAGAGGLGSAVATALARIGVGRLIIADFDLVEPSNLNRQQYFIDQIGLYKVAALTQNLQRINPYISVEPHQALLGPDNIPQLFAPCSVVVEAFDRADMKAMLVDTVLSCLPGCCVVAASGVAGYDDNNSITTRRISSRLYLVGDGVSEAQPGNGLMAPRVVIAAGHQANQVVRIILGERS, encoded by the coding sequence ATGAACATCCGCATTAATGAACAACCTGTCAGCATGACAGCCCCCTGCAGCCTGGCCGGGGCAGCGCAGCAGTTTAAACCCGACGCCGACCTGCTGATCCTGAACGGTTTTCCCGCTGAAGCGGAAACGCTGCTGCAGGAGGGGGACCAGCTGTTCCTGATCAAACGGGGGGAACAGCCGTCAGCCGATGAGCTGGAGGCGTTGATGGCGGCCCGCCATACCCCCGGCATCCATGCCCGCCTGAAACAGGCCTGTGTCGGTATTGCCGGTGCGGGCGGTCTCGGTTCGGCCGTGGCAACGGCCCTGGCGCGGATCGGGGTCGGCCGCCTGATCATTGCCGACTTTGACCTGGTCGAGCCGTCCAACCTGAACCGCCAGCAGTATTTCATCGACCAGATCGGCCTCTACAAGGTGGCGGCGCTGACGCAGAACCTGCAGCGGATCAACCCCTATATCAGCGTCGAGCCGCACCAGGCCCTGCTGGGGCCGGACAATATCCCGCAGCTGTTTGCCCCCTGCTCCGTGGTGGTGGAGGCCTTTGACCGGGCCGACATGAAGGCGATGCTGGTGGATACGGTGCTTTCCTGCCTGCCGGGCTGTTGCGTGGTGGCAGCATCAGGGGTGGCAGGCTATGATGACAACAACAGCATCACCACCCGCAGGATCTCATCAAGGCTGTATCTGGTGGGTGACGGTGTGTCGGAGGCCCAACCGGGCAACGGCCTGATGGCCCCCCGGGTGGTCATTGCCGCCGGTCATCAGGCAAATCAGGTGGTACGGATCATCCTGGGAGAGCGATCATGA
- a CDS encoding trans-sulfuration enzyme family protein: MKIATQLIHAGPTVDQQTGALGVPVYQISTYRQTSFEHFGKYDYARGDNPTREAVEEVVARLEGGTRCLAFASGMAAISTTLMIFSPGDHLVVCDDVYGGAYRVLTSIFSRMGISASFVDATDLAAIEAAIRPETRALYLETPSNPLLKVTDLRGAAAIAKRHGIITLVDNTFMTPYLQRPLELGCDIVLHSGTKFLNGHSDVICGFAVTRDDELGQRIRYIQNAFGTGLGPQDSFLTLRGIKTLKVRMDQSQQNTGIIVERLKKHPRVTAVHYPGLAEHPGHAVHGAQAEGPGAVFSFEVDSLETTQRLLENARLAAFAVSLGGVESIISYPAKMSHASVPREERLRKGISDTLIRLSVGLEDPDDLYADLEQAMQ, from the coding sequence ATGAAGATAGCAACCCAACTGATTCACGCAGGCCCCACCGTTGACCAGCAGACCGGCGCGCTGGGGGTGCCGGTCTACCAGATCTCCACCTACCGCCAGACCTCTTTTGAGCATTTTGGCAAGTACGACTATGCCAGGGGTGACAACCCGACCCGCGAGGCGGTGGAAGAGGTGGTGGCCCGGCTGGAGGGGGGTACGCGCTGCCTGGCCTTTGCCTCCGGCATGGCGGCCATCTCCACCACCCTGATGATCTTCTCCCCGGGCGACCACTTGGTGGTCTGCGACGATGTCTACGGCGGTGCCTACCGGGTGCTGACCTCCATCTTCAGCCGGATGGGGATCAGCGCCAGCTTTGTGGATGCCACCGACCTTGCCGCCATCGAGGCGGCCATCCGCCCCGAGACCAGGGCACTCTATCTGGAGACCCCCTCCAACCCGCTGCTGAAGGTCACCGACCTGCGCGGGGCAGCCGCCATTGCCAAGCGGCACGGCATCATCACCCTGGTGGACAACACCTTCATGACCCCCTACCTGCAGCGGCCGCTGGAGCTGGGTTGTGATATCGTGCTGCACAGCGGCACCAAGTTCCTAAACGGCCACAGCGATGTGATCTGTGGTTTTGCCGTGACCCGTGACGACGAGCTGGGCCAGCGGATCCGTTACATCCAGAACGCCTTCGGCACCGGCCTGGGACCGCAGGACTCCTTCCTGACCCTGCGGGGGATCAAGACCCTCAAGGTGCGGATGGACCAGAGCCAGCAGAACACCGGGATCATCGTGGAGCGGCTGAAAAAGCACCCTAGGGTAACGGCGGTCCACTACCCCGGCCTGGCGGAACATCCCGGTCATGCCGTCCACGGGGCCCAGGCAGAGGGGCCCGGCGCGGTCTTCTCCTTTGAGGTGGATTCTCTGGAAACCACCCAACGGCTGCTGGAAAACGCCCGTCTGGCCGCCTTTGCCGTCAGCCTGGGAGGGGTGGAGAGCATTATCTCCTACCCGGCCAAGATGTCCCACGCCTCGGTGCCCAGGGAGGAGCGCCTGCGCAAGGGGATCAGCGACACCCTGATCCGGCTTTCGGTGGGATTGGAAGACCCGGATGACCTGTACGCCGACCTTGAACAGGCGATGCAGTAG
- the mnmA gene encoding tRNA 2-thiouridine(34) synthase MnmA has protein sequence MSRIAVAMSGGVDSSVVAALLQQQGHEVIGITMQLFEPCSSGPGTPAHDGAQVAAQLGIPHHLLRLEPQFRDLIIDNFIDQYRQGQTPNPCILCNRLIKFGLLLEQARELGAELLATGHYVRRTVGPDGICHLRTAANQAKDQSYFLYSLSQQQLRQVRFPLGEIASKDEVRSLATAFGLAVANKGDSQEVCFIPNDDYAVFLEQQGIKANPGDIVHINGQVLGRHSGTHRYTIGQRKGLGIGWSEPLYVLEIDSSRNLIVVGEQQHLLKAGLIGADISWIIPPPANSFNTTCKIRYRHQPVPCRVELLADDQCRVLFDQAQRSVTPGQFVVFYQDDQVLGGGRIQAACTAA, from the coding sequence ATGAGCAGAATAGCCGTGGCCATGAGCGGCGGGGTCGATTCCTCGGTGGTCGCCGCACTGCTGCAGCAGCAGGGGCATGAGGTAATCGGCATCACCATGCAGTTGTTCGAGCCGTGCAGCAGCGGCCCCGGCACCCCGGCCCACGATGGCGCCCAGGTGGCGGCACAGCTGGGGATTCCCCATCACCTGCTGCGGCTGGAGCCGCAGTTTCGCGACCTGATCATCGACAACTTTATCGACCAGTACCGCCAGGGGCAGACCCCCAACCCCTGTATCCTCTGCAACCGCCTGATCAAGTTCGGCCTGTTGCTGGAACAGGCCCGTGAGCTGGGGGCCGAACTGCTGGCAACCGGCCACTACGTCCGCAGGACCGTTGGCCCGGACGGCATCTGCCATCTGCGGACAGCAGCCAACCAGGCCAAGGACCAGTCCTACTTCCTGTACTCCCTGTCACAGCAGCAGCTGCGCCAGGTACGCTTTCCGCTGGGGGAGATCGCCAGCAAGGATGAGGTCCGCAGTCTGGCCACCGCTTTTGGCCTGGCGGTGGCAAACAAGGGGGACAGCCAGGAGGTCTGCTTTATCCCCAACGATGACTATGCCGTTTTTCTGGAGCAACAGGGGATCAAGGCCAATCCGGGGGATATTGTGCATATCAACGGTCAGGTGCTGGGCCGCCATTCCGGCACCCATCGCTACACCATCGGCCAACGCAAAGGGCTGGGAATCGGCTGGAGCGAACCACTCTATGTGCTGGAGATCGACAGTTCCCGCAACCTGATTGTGGTGGGCGAACAGCAGCATCTGCTCAAAGCAGGTCTGATCGGCGCTGATATCAGCTGGATCATCCCGCCGCCTGCCAACAGCTTCAACACAACCTGCAAGATCCGTTACCGCCACCAGCCGGTGCCCTGCCGGGTGGAGCTGCTGGCGGATGACCAGTGCCGGGTGCTGTTTGATCAAGCACAGCGCTCCGTCACACCGGGACAGTTTGTGGTCTTCTACCAGGATGATCAGGTCCTGGGCGGGGGCAGGATTCAGGCTGCCTGCACGGCAGCCTGA
- a CDS encoding ABC transporter ATP-binding protein: MHHGGLHEDAIAGKAYDARLLRRFLGYLVPYRLAVGGILLLLPLTTLCRLGQPLLLKYAIDHAITPGRLDLLAGPAALFLLLLLLEALLTWGEVYGLQMVGQRVMADLRATLFQHLLRLPVPWFDRSATGGVVTRLTSDVEALGEMFAAGIVSVIGDFLLLAGIVAAMLWMDPRLSLVTFTVLPPLIFVAWLFRRNMRQAFREVRSRLGKMNGHLAEVLGAVSVVQAFGREQEEQARFSELNAAHRDANRPVISWDASLYAIVEMFSSLAIALIIWYGSGQMLQGLLTFGTLVAFIQYIEKFFGPIRDLSAKYGIMQGAMAALERIFALLDEKQEKDADFSQISSLASSGASRRTDLYACGAPSSPPASQAEYSVFGFPLVEFRNVSFSYRPDEPALIDVNLSLQKGERLALVGESGGGKTTVIRLLSRMYELDQGQILVDGVDIRRIPREQLRRRMALVSQEPFIFAGSIAFNICLGDPRAAERVRQAAVTVGADRFIEQLPLGYETELAERGGDLSLGERQLLCFARAVAFDPELLILDEATASVDSESERLIQEGVERLLAGRTALVIAHRLSTVRDADRIVVINRGRVVEEGRHDQLLSLNGEYARLYCLQFDCGAD; the protein is encoded by the coding sequence ATGCACCACGGCGGTCTGCATGAGGACGCCATAGCCGGCAAGGCCTACGACGCACGTCTGCTGCGCCGTTTTCTGGGCTATCTGGTGCCCTACCGCCTGGCGGTGGGGGGGATTTTGCTGCTGCTGCCGCTGACCACGCTCTGTCGTCTGGGGCAGCCGCTGCTGCTGAAATATGCCATTGACCATGCCATTACACCCGGCCGGCTGGATCTGCTTGCAGGGCCGGCGGCCCTGTTTCTGTTGCTGCTGTTGCTTGAGGCGCTGCTGACCTGGGGTGAGGTCTACGGTCTGCAGATGGTGGGACAGCGGGTGATGGCCGATCTGCGGGCTACCCTGTTTCAGCACCTGCTGCGCCTGCCGGTGCCCTGGTTTGACCGGTCTGCCACCGGCGGGGTGGTCACGCGTCTGACCAGTGATGTGGAGGCGCTGGGGGAGATGTTTGCCGCAGGGATCGTGTCGGTGATCGGTGACTTCCTGCTGCTGGCCGGGATCGTGGCAGCCATGCTCTGGATGGACCCCAGGCTGTCGCTGGTGACCTTTACGGTGTTGCCGCCGCTGATCTTTGTGGCCTGGCTGTTCCGCCGCAATATGCGTCAGGCCTTTCGTGAGGTCCGCTCGCGGCTGGGCAAGATGAACGGGCATCTGGCCGAGGTGCTTGGGGCGGTCTCCGTTGTGCAGGCCTTTGGCAGGGAGCAGGAGGAACAGGCCCGTTTCAGCGAACTCAACGCAGCGCACCGTGATGCCAACAGGCCGGTGATCAGTTGGGATGCCTCACTCTACGCCATTGTTGAGATGTTCTCCTCGCTGGCGATTGCCCTGATCATCTGGTACGGCAGCGGCCAGATGCTGCAGGGGCTGCTGACCTTCGGCACCCTGGTGGCCTTTATCCAGTACATAGAAAAATTCTTTGGTCCGATCCGTGATCTCTCGGCCAAGTACGGCATCATGCAGGGGGCCATGGCTGCGCTGGAGCGGATCTTTGCTTTGCTGGATGAAAAGCAGGAAAAAGACGCTGACTTCAGCCAGATAAGTTCGTTGGCATCGTCAGGGGCTTCTCGACGTACTGATCTGTACGCCTGCGGCGCCCCTTCCTCGCCGCCTGCTTCTCAGGCCGAATACAGCGTCTTTGGCTTTCCTCTGGTTGAGTTCCGCAATGTCAGCTTCTCCTATCGTCCCGATGAGCCGGCCCTGATTGATGTCAACCTGAGCCTGCAGAAGGGGGAGCGGCTGGCCCTGGTGGGGGAGAGCGGCGGCGGCAAGACCACCGTGATCAGGCTGTTGTCCCGGATGTATGAACTGGATCAGGGACAGATCCTGGTTGATGGTGTTGATATCCGCCGGATTCCGCGGGAACAGCTGCGCCGCCGCATGGCGCTGGTCTCCCAGGAACCGTTCATCTTTGCGGGCAGCATCGCTTTTAATATCTGCCTGGGGGATCCCCGGGCTGCAGAACGGGTGCGCCAGGCAGCGGTCACCGTGGGGGCGGACCGCTTTATAGAACAGCTGCCGCTGGGGTACGAGACCGAGCTGGCCGAGCGGGGCGGTGACCTGTCGCTGGGGGAGCGGCAGCTGCTCTGCTTTGCCCGGGCCGTGGCCTTTGATCCTGAACTGCTGATACTGGACGAGGCCACCGCCAGCGTGGACAGTGAAAGTGAGCGCCTGATTCAGGAAGGGGTTGAGCGGCTGCTGGCCGGACGTACCGCCCTGGTGATCGCCCACCGGCTCTCCACGGTGCGGGATGCCGATCGGATCGTGGTGATCAACCGGGGACGGGTGGTGGAGGAGGGGCGCCACGATCAGCTGCTGAGCCTGAACGGCGAGTATGCCCGCCTGTACTGTCTGCAGTTTGATTGCGGCGCCGATTGA